One genomic window of Carassius gibelio isolate Cgi1373 ecotype wild population from Czech Republic chromosome A10, carGib1.2-hapl.c, whole genome shotgun sequence includes the following:
- the LOC128021028 gene encoding olfactory receptor 6N1-like isoform X1 translates to MSSMQSNSSANVTFVRPANFFINGFFNIPHAKYYYVFLFLVYVVTVLGNSFIMCIIYLARRLHTVKYIAVFHLAFSDLCGSSALIPKVIDTFLFEHQDISYDACLAYMFFVYHFMNTQSLTLLVLSYDRLVAICFPLRYHAIVTKPAMFLIIGVMWIFSVTFFSVLVGSVNRLSFCGSNVLDSYFCDYGPIYRIACNDNSVNILLGKICYSLLIFTPLILIFISYFCIALVLFNIPHGVDRIKAIKTCTSHLILVAIFYIPILSNNIASIITPLHPNARIINNSLTQTIPPMLNPIIYTLKTEEVMQSIKDLYKRSKVNTTTDRRIKCSRGN, encoded by the coding sequence ATGAGCTCCATGCAGTCAAACTCCTCTGCAAATGTGACCTTTGTTCGTCCTGCAAACTTTTTCATAAATGGCTTTTTTAATATTCCACATGCAAAATATTACTATGTGTTCTTGTTTTTAGTGTATGTTGTGACTGTTTTAGGGAATTCATTTATCATGTGTATCATTTATTTGGCCCGCAGACTTCACACAGTCAAATACATTGCTGTTTTTCATCTGGCGTTTTCTGATCTGTGTGGAAGCTCAGCTTTGATTCCAAAAGTCATTGACACATTTTTATTCGAGCACCAGGACATTTCATATGATGCATGTTTGGCATATATGTTTTTTGTATATCACTTCATGAACACGCAGTCTTTGACACTACTTGTTTTGTCTTATGACAGACTAGTTGCTATTTGTTTTCCTCTACGGTATCATGCCATTGTAACCAAACCAGCAATGTTTCTGATCATAGGGGTGATGTGGATTTTTTCTGTaacatttttttctgtacttGTAGGTTCTGTGAATAGACTCTCTTTTTGTGGATCTAATGTGCTTGAtagttatttttgtgattatgggCCTATCTATAGAATAGCTTGTAATGATAattctgtaaatattttgttgGGTAAAATTTGCTATAGTCTACTGATTTTTACGCCACTGATATTGATCTTCATCTCATATTTCTGCATTGCTCTGGTTTTGTTTAATATTCCCCATGGTGTTGACCGGATCAAAGCCATAAAAACCTGCACCTCACATCTCATATTGGTGGCAATTTTTTATATCCCAATTTTAAGTAATAACATTGCATCTATAATAACACCTTTACATCCAAATGCCCGGATAATTAACAATTCCCTGACACAAACAATACCACCAATGCTGAATCCCATCATATACACTCTAAAGACAGAGGAGGTCATGCAGTCCATAAAAGATCTGTACAAACGCAGCAAAGTGAACACAACAACAGATAGAAGAATAAAATGCAGTAGAGGTAATTAA
- the LOC128021030 gene encoding olfactory receptor 1468-like: MSSMQSDSSANVTFVRPATFFLNGFSNIPHAKYFYVFLSLVYVVTVLGNSFIMCIIYLARRLHTAKYIAVFHLAFSDLCGSSALVPKIIDTFLFGHHDVSYEVCFVSMFFVYHFMNLQSLTLLVLSYDRLIAICFPLHYHAIVTKPAMFLIIGVMWILSMAYFSVHVGLLNRLSICSSNVVNSYFCDYGPVCRLACNDNSLNLLMGKICFGFLICLPPILIIISYFCIALALLKIAHGVDRIKAIKTCTSHLILVAVFYLPILSNNIAAATTPIHPNARIINNSLTQIIPPMLNPIIYTLKTEEVMQSIKELYKRSKVNTISEKIMKFSVRN; this comes from the coding sequence ATGAGCTCCATGCAGTCAGACTCCTCTGCAAATGTGACCTTTGTTCGTCCTGCAACGTTTTTCCTCAATGGCTTTTCTAATATTCCACATGCAAAATACTTCTATGTGTTCTTGTCTTTAGTGTATGTTGTGACTGTTTTAGGGAATTCATTTATCATGTGTATCATATATTTGGCCCGCAGACTTCACACAGCCAAATACATTGCCGTTTTCCATCTTGCCTTTTCTGATCTGTGTGGAAGCTCAGCTTTGGTTCCAAAAATCATTGACACATTTTTGTTTGGGCACCATGAtgtttcatatgaagtgtgctTTGTGAGTATGTTTTTTGTATATCATTTCATGAATCTGCAGTCTTTGACACTACTTGTTTTGTCTTATGACAGACTAATTGCTATTTGTTTTCCCCTACATTATCATGCCATTGTAACCAAACCAGCAATGTTTTTAATCATAGGGGTGATGTGGATTTTGTCTATGGCATATTTTTCTGTACATGTAGGTCTGCTCAATAGACTTTCTATTTGTAGTTCTAATGTGGTTAAtagttatttttgtgattatggCCCTGTTTGTAGACTAGCTTGTAATGATAATTCCCTAAATTTGCTGATGGGAAAAATTTGCTTTGGTTTCCTGATTTGCTTGCCTCCAATACTGATCATCATTTCATATTTCTGCATTGCTCTGGCTTTGCTTAAGATTGCTCATGGTGTTGATCGGATAAAAGCTATAAAAACCTGCACCTCACATCTCATATTGGTGGCAGTTTTTTATCTCCCAATTCTAAGTAATAACATTGCCGCTGCCACAACACCTATCCATCCAAATGCCCGGATAATTAACAATTCTCTGACCCAGATAATTCCACCTATGCTGAATCCCATCATATACACTCTAAAGACAGAGGAGGTCATGCAGTCCATAAAAGAACTGTACAAACGCAGTAAGGTGAATACAATTAgtgaaaaaattatgaaattcaGTGTGAGAAATTGA
- the LOC128021028 gene encoding olfactory receptor 6N1-like isoform X2: MNESSSMQSNSSANVTFVRPANFFINGFFNIPHAKYYYVFLFLVYVVTVLGNSFIMCIIYLARRLHTVKYIAVFHLAFSDLCGSSALIPKVIDTFLFEHQDISYDACLAYMFFVYHFMNTQSLTLLVLSYDRLVAICFPLRYHAIVTKPAMFLIIGVMWIFSVTFFSVLVGSVNRLSFCGSNVLDSYFCDYGPIYRIACNDNSVNILLGKICYSLLIFTPLILIFISYFCIALVLFNIPHGVDRIKAIKTCTSHLILVAIFYIPILSNNIASIITPLHPNARIINNSLTQTIPPMLNPIIYTLKTEEVMQSIKDLYKRSKVNTTTDRRIKCSRGN; this comes from the exons atgaatgagTCTTC CTCCATGCAGTCAAACTCCTCTGCAAATGTGACCTTTGTTCGTCCTGCAAACTTTTTCATAAATGGCTTTTTTAATATTCCACATGCAAAATATTACTATGTGTTCTTGTTTTTAGTGTATGTTGTGACTGTTTTAGGGAATTCATTTATCATGTGTATCATTTATTTGGCCCGCAGACTTCACACAGTCAAATACATTGCTGTTTTTCATCTGGCGTTTTCTGATCTGTGTGGAAGCTCAGCTTTGATTCCAAAAGTCATTGACACATTTTTATTCGAGCACCAGGACATTTCATATGATGCATGTTTGGCATATATGTTTTTTGTATATCACTTCATGAACACGCAGTCTTTGACACTACTTGTTTTGTCTTATGACAGACTAGTTGCTATTTGTTTTCCTCTACGGTATCATGCCATTGTAACCAAACCAGCAATGTTTCTGATCATAGGGGTGATGTGGATTTTTTCTGTaacatttttttctgtacttGTAGGTTCTGTGAATAGACTCTCTTTTTGTGGATCTAATGTGCTTGAtagttatttttgtgattatgggCCTATCTATAGAATAGCTTGTAATGATAattctgtaaatattttgttgGGTAAAATTTGCTATAGTCTACTGATTTTTACGCCACTGATATTGATCTTCATCTCATATTTCTGCATTGCTCTGGTTTTGTTTAATATTCCCCATGGTGTTGACCGGATCAAAGCCATAAAAACCTGCACCTCACATCTCATATTGGTGGCAATTTTTTATATCCCAATTTTAAGTAATAACATTGCATCTATAATAACACCTTTACATCCAAATGCCCGGATAATTAACAATTCCCTGACACAAACAATACCACCAATGCTGAATCCCATCATATACACTCTAAAGACAGAGGAGGTCATGCAGTCCATAAAAGATCTGTACAAACGCAGCAAAGTGAACACAACAACAGATAGAAGAATAAAATGCAGTAGAGGTAATTAA